The window GGACTCCAGGAACAGCATCTGCGCCACGCCCTCGTTGGCGTAGATCTTCGCCGGCAGGGTGGTGGTGTTGGAGAACTCGAGGGTCACATGGCCTTCCCACTCCGGTTCCAGCGGCGTCACGTTGACGATGATCCCGCAGCGCGCGTAGGTGCTCTTGCCCAGGCAGATGGTCAGTACGTTGCGCGGGATGCGGAAGTACTCGACGGTGCGGGCCAGGGCGAAGGAGTTCGGCGGGATGATGCAGACGTCGCTCTTGATGTCGACGAAGCTGCCGGCGTCGAAGTTTTTCGGATCGACGGTCGCCGAATTGATGTTGGTGAACACCTTGAACTCGTCGGCGCAACGCACGTCGTAGCCATAGCTCGACACGCCGAAGGAAATCAGCCGGTCGGCGCCTTCGCCACGCACCTGGCGCTCGACGAAGGGTTCGATCATGCCGTGCTCTTGCGCCATGCGGCGAATCCACTTGTCCGATTTGATGCTCATGGCGGGTGTCCTGAAATAGCGAGGTGGAGAAATTCTGCCGGGCATCTTACCGGGGCGCATCGCCGGGTTCAAAGACCGGGGGTCGATTTGCGTCAAAAAGCTGCCCCGGATCCCCCTGCCAAACCCGGCGAAAGCCTTTGTGGCGGGCGCTTTCAGGCCGGCTGGGGCGCCGTCAGTCACGAAATAGGCGAAACCTTGGCAAAGACCATTGGCACGTTCTGGAAAAAGGGTTAAGGTGGCGCCACTGTGCTGCTTGTGTCACTGAGAATCTCTCCACGATGTTGAATTTCGATCCAACCATCTCCAAGAATTTTTCCTGCTCTTTGCACTCAGTCTCGGCCAGGGCGTTTCCTGAGCCGCAGTTAACTTTGTCCAAGGAGACATCAAATGTCTAACCGCCAAACCGGTACCGTCAAGTGGTTCAACGATGAAAAAGGCTTCGGCTTCATCACCCCACAATCCGGTGACGACCTGTTCGTACACTTCAAAGCCATCCAGGCTGACGGTTTCAAAACCCTGAAAGAAGGCCAGCAGGTTTCTTTCGTTGCTACCCGCGGCCAGAAAGGCATGCAGGCTGAAGAAGTACAAGTTATCTAACTTGTCCTGACCCAGTCAGAAAGCCCCGCTCTCTCACGAGACGCGGGGCTTTTTTGTGCCTGGGTGTTTTTATTCCAAGGCGATGCAACATTTTCGTGGCACACAAGCCTCCGTGATGAACGGGCTTTTGTGGTGAGCAGACCTTTATGGCAGGAGAGCTTCTGTGGCGAGCGGGCTTGCCCGCGCTGGGCCGCAGGGCGGCCCTGAAACCTGCATCCCGCATACATCATGCCTTACCGGGTTGCCTGGTTTTGCGACTGCCTTGCAGTCGAGCGCGGGCAAGCCCGCTCACCACGCAAGCGCGTTCACTACAACAGCCCGCTCACCAGCCGGCCGAGCAAACCCGGCCCATCAGTCGTCGCTGATGGTGATGCTCGGCATTGCCTGGCTCGCCGCTTCCTGCAGGACGATCCGCGCGCCCACATGACGGGCCAGTTCCTGGTAGACCATGGCGATCTGCCCATCCGGCTCGGCCGCCACGGTCGGCTTGCCGCCGTCGGCCTGCTCGCGGATGACCAGCGACAGCGGCAACGAGGCCAACAGTTCGACGCCGTACTGCGCAGCCAGCTTCACGCCGCCGCCCTCGCCGAACAGATGTTCGGCATGACCGCAGTTCGAGCAGACGTGTACCGCCATGTTTTCCACCACGCCCAACACCGGAATGTTCACCTTGCGGAACATCTCCACGCCTTTCTTCGCGTCAAGCAGGGCCAGGTCCTGTGGGGTGGTGACGATCACCGAGCCGGCCACCGGGATCTTCTGCGCCAGGGTCAGCTGGATGTCACCGGTACCCGGTGGCATGTCGATCACCAGGTAGTCCAGGTTGCCCCAGTCGGTCTGGGTGACCAGTTGCAGCAAGGCGCCGGAGACCATCGGCCCACGCCAGACCATCGGCGTGTTGTCGTCGGTCAGGAATGCCATGGACATGACTTCCACACCCAGGGACTCGATCGGCACGAACCACTTCTGGTCCTTGATCTTCGGCCGGGTGCCTTCGGCGATCCCGAACATCACGCCCTGACTCGGGCCGTAGATGTCCGCGTCGAGAATCCCCACCTTCGCCCCTTCGCGGGCCAGCGCCAGCGCCAGGTTGGCCGCCGTGGTCGACTTGCCCACGCCGCCCTTGCCGGAGGCCACCGCCACCACGTTCTTCACGTTGGCCAGGCCCGGAATCTGCGCCTGCGCCTTGTGCGGGGCGATCACGCAGTCGATCTCGACCTTGGCCGAAGCCACGCCGTCCAGGCCTTCAACGGCCATTTGCAGCATCTGCGCCCAGCCGTTCTTGAACAGACCGGCGGCATAACCCAGCTCGAGGCGGACGCTGACACGGTCGCCCTGGATGTCGATGGCCTTCACACACCCGGCGCTGAGCGGGTCCTGGTTCAGATAAGGATCGGTGTACTGGCGAAGGACGGCCTCCACCGCTGCGCGATTGACTGCGCTCATGGGCAACTCCCGAAAAAGGCTGAGTGAAACAGACGGCTATCGTAACCGTTCTGGGCCGATGCGACATGCCAGACATTGATTTGTCGCGACCACGAGGGGGAAACCGCCACAGGTGAAATATATTTCCCAGCGCTTTATAGTGTCCGGTCTCCGTTTCACTTCAAGTAGCCGAGCCCCATGTCCGAGCCACGCCAGATTCTCGTCACCAGCGCCCTGCCCTATGCCAATGGTTCCATCCACCTCGGCCACATGGTCGAGTATGTCCAGACCGACATGTGGGTGCGTTTCCAGAAGCACCGCGGCAACCAATGCATCTATGTCTGCGCTGACGACGCCCACGGCTCGGCCATCATGCTGCGCGCCGAGAAGGAAGGCATCACCCCGGAACAGCTGATCGCCAACGTCCAGCTCGAGCACAGCAGCGATTTCGCCGATTTCCTGGTCGACTTCGACAACTTCCACTCGACCCACGCCGAGGAGAACCGCGAGCTGTCGACGCAGATCTACCTGCGCCTGCGCGATGCAGGGCATATCGCCAACCGGGCGATCACCCAGTATTTCGACCCGGAAAAGCAGATGTTCCTCGCCGACCGCTTCATCAAGGGCACCTGCCCGAAATGCGGCACCGAGGATCAGTACGGCGACAACTGCGAAAAATGCGGTGCCACCTACGCCCCGACCGACCTGAAGGATCCGAAGTCGGCGATTTCCGGTGCCACGCCGGTGCTCAAGGAATCCCAGCACTTCTTCTTCAAGCTGCCGGACTTCCAGGCCATGCTGCAAGGCTGGACCCGCAGCGGCACGCTGCAGGATGCGGTGGCGAACAAGATCGCCGAATGGCTCGACAGCGGCCTGCAGGAGTGGGACATCTCCCGCGATGCGCCGTACTTCGGTTTCGAGATCCCGGATGAGCCGGGCAAGTACTTCTATGTGTGGCTGGATGCACCCATCGGCTACATGGCCAGCTTCAAGAACCTCTGCGCCCGTCGCCCGGACCTGGACTTCGACGCGTTCTGGAACAAGGACTCCACTGCCGAGCTGTACCATTTCATCGGCAAGGACATCGTCAACTTCCACGCCCTGTTCTGGCCGGCGATGCTCGAAGGCGCGGGCTACCGCAAGCCGACCGGGATCAACGTGCACGGCTACCTGACCGTCAACGGCCAGAAGATGTCCAAGTCCCGTGGCACCTTCATCAAGGCCCGCACCTACCTCGACCACCTGTCGCCCGAGTACCTGCGCTACTACTACGCATCCAAGCTGGGCAAGGGCGTCGACGACCTCGACCTGAACCTCGACGACTTCGTGCAGAAGGTCAACTCGGACCTGGTCGGCAAGGTGGTGAACATCGCCAGCCGTTGCGCCGGTTTCATCCACAAGGGCAATGCCGGCGTGCTGGTCGCAGGCGATGCCGCCCCCGAGCTGACCGAGGCATTCCGCGCCGCGGCCCCGAGCATCGCCGATGCCTATGAAGGGCGCGACTTCGCCCGGGCCATGCGCGAAATCATGGCCCTGGCCGACCGCGCCAACGCCTGGATCGCCGACAAGGCGCCATGGGCCCTGGCCAAACAGGAAGGCAAGCAGGATGAGGTCCAGGCCGTCTGTGCCGCCGGCATCAACCTGTTCCGCCAGCTGATCATTTTCCTCAAGCCGGTCCTGCCGCTGCTGGCCGCCGATGCCGAGGCTTTCCTCAACGTCGCGCCACTGACCTGGAACGATCACGCCAGCCTGCTGGCCAACCATCAGCTGAACGCATTCAAGCCGCTGATGACCCGTATCGATCCGGTGAAGGTGCAGGCCATGACCGATGCCTCCAAGGAAGACCTCGCCGCCAGCCAGACCGACACCGGCAGCGCCGCGCCGCAAGGCAACGGCGAACTGGTCAAGGACCCGCTCTCGCCGGAGATCGAGTTCGACACCTTCGCCGCGGTCGACCTGCGTGTTGCCTTGATCGTCAAGGCCGAAGCCGTCGAGGGCGCGGACAAGCTGCTGCGCCTGACCCTGGACATCGGTGACGAACAGCGCAACGTGTTCTCCGGGATCAAGAGCGCCTATCCGAACCCGGCCGAGCTGGAGGGTCGCCTGACCATGATGATCGCCAACCTCAAGCCGCGCAAAATGCGCTTCGGCCTCTCCGAAGGCATGGTCATGGCCGCAGGCCCTGGCGGCGAGGAAATCTACCTGCTGAGCCCGGACAGCGGCGCCAAGCCCGGACAGCGGATCAAGTAATTCCGCCCTGCCTTGCCTCGCGGGCCACGATCTTCGTGGCCCGCGACGTTTCATAGCTAGTACAGCCCGTTCACTTGCCGGATAATTCATGGCATAAGCTTGCCCGGCACGATCAATGACCGACCTCCTCCTTACCCTTGTCAGCGCCGCCCTGATCAACAACGTCGTGTTGCACTGGCCGTTGGGCGTTGACCCCTTACTGCAAGGCACGCCGGTCGAACGGCGCCGGTTGCATGCACTGGGCATCGCCACCAGCTGGGTGATGCTGGCCGCCACGCTGCTGAACTACAGCCTCTATCAGCTGGTACTACGACCGCTGCAGCTGGATATCCTGCAACTGCTGGTGTTCCTGCCCGTTTGCGTTGCCCTGATCGGCCCGAGCCTCAAGCTGCTGGCGCGTTGGCTGCCCAGCCTGCCCTTCGAACGACTCTGGCCCCTGCTGCTGACCAATGCCGGCATTCTCGGCCTGACCCTGATCGGCACACAGCACGATCGCGGCGTGGCCCACGCGGTACTGCTGAGCCTGGGTGGCGGACTGGGCTTCTGGCTGGTGCTGGTGCTGTTCAACGACCTGCGCCAGCGTACCTATCATGAAGAAGTGCCCCTGCCGTTTCGCGGGCTGCCGATCGAACTGATCAGCGCCGGCCTGATGGCCCTGGCCTTTCTCGGTTTCAACGGACTGTTCAAGTCATGAGCCTGATCCAACACATCGACGCCCTGCTGCCGCAGACCCAATGCGGCAAATGCGGCCACCAGGGCTGCAAGCCCTACGCCGAAGGCATCGCCAAGGGCGAAGCCATCAACAAGTGCCCACCGGGCGGCAGCGAAACCATCGCGGCGCTGGCCAGCCTGCTACAGGTGTCGGTCCTGGAACTGGACCCGGAACGTGGCACGGCGCCGCCGCAGGTTGCCTTCATCCGTGAAGCGGAATGCATCGGTTGCACCAAGTGCATCCAGGCCTGCCCGGTGGACGCCATCGTCGGCGCCGCCAAGCTGATGCACACGGTGATCCTCGACGAATGCACCGGTTGCGACCTGTGCGTCGCGCCCTGCCCGGTGGACTGCATCGAAATGCGCCCCCTGCCAGGTCATGTCGTGCCGATTGTCGGCGGACTGGCCAACGACGCCGCGCAGCAGCGGGCCCGCAGCGAAAAACGCGCCCGCGCCCGCCGTCGCTACGACCGACATAACGCCCGGCTGCAGGGCGAAGAGCAACGCCGCAACGCCGAGCGCCAGGCCAGGGCTGCTCGGCCGGCGCAAGCCGACACTGCACCGACCGATCCGGTCAAGGCCGCCCTGGAACGGGTCAAGGCACAAAAGGCGCTCGACTCCGACGCTGCGCTGAAAAAAGCCAGGATCAACGTCGCCATGAGCCGTGCGCAGTTGAACAAATCCCTGAAAGCCTTCGGCCATCCACCGACTGCCGAACAGGCTGCCCAACTGGTGGTGCTCCAGCAGCAGTTCGAGATTGCCGAACAGGCTCTCGCCGGCCTGGAAAGCAACGTCCCGGCCAGCCCGCCCCCCACCAAGCCCGGGGATGCTGAACTCAAGAGGGCCAAGATCCAGTTGGCGATGCGCCGTGCCGAACTGAAGAAAGCCGAGGCAAATGCCGCTCCGGCCGAGCA of the Pseudomonas vanderleydeniana genome contains:
- a CDS encoding cold-shock protein; amino-acid sequence: MSNRQTGTVKWFNDEKGFGFITPQSGDDLFVHFKAIQADGFKTLKEGQQVSFVATRGQKGMQAEEVQVI
- the metG gene encoding methionine--tRNA ligase, producing the protein MSEPRQILVTSALPYANGSIHLGHMVEYVQTDMWVRFQKHRGNQCIYVCADDAHGSAIMLRAEKEGITPEQLIANVQLEHSSDFADFLVDFDNFHSTHAEENRELSTQIYLRLRDAGHIANRAITQYFDPEKQMFLADRFIKGTCPKCGTEDQYGDNCEKCGATYAPTDLKDPKSAISGATPVLKESQHFFFKLPDFQAMLQGWTRSGTLQDAVANKIAEWLDSGLQEWDISRDAPYFGFEIPDEPGKYFYVWLDAPIGYMASFKNLCARRPDLDFDAFWNKDSTAELYHFIGKDIVNFHALFWPAMLEGAGYRKPTGINVHGYLTVNGQKMSKSRGTFIKARTYLDHLSPEYLRYYYASKLGKGVDDLDLNLDDFVQKVNSDLVGKVVNIASRCAGFIHKGNAGVLVAGDAAPELTEAFRAAAPSIADAYEGRDFARAMREIMALADRANAWIADKAPWALAKQEGKQDEVQAVCAAGINLFRQLIIFLKPVLPLLAADAEAFLNVAPLTWNDHASLLANHQLNAFKPLMTRIDPVKVQAMTDASKEDLAASQTDTGSAAPQGNGELVKDPLSPEIEFDTFAAVDLRVALIVKAEAVEGADKLLRLTLDIGDEQRNVFSGIKSAYPNPAELEGRLTMMIANLKPRKMRFGLSEGMVMAAGPGGEEIYLLSPDSGAKPGQRIK
- the rsxB gene encoding electron transport complex subunit RsxB; its protein translation is MSLIQHIDALLPQTQCGKCGHQGCKPYAEGIAKGEAINKCPPGGSETIAALASLLQVSVLELDPERGTAPPQVAFIREAECIGCTKCIQACPVDAIVGAAKLMHTVILDECTGCDLCVAPCPVDCIEMRPLPGHVVPIVGGLANDAAQQRARSEKRARARRRYDRHNARLQGEEQRRNAERQARAARPAQADTAPTDPVKAALERVKAQKALDSDAALKKARINVAMSRAQLNKSLKAFGHPPTAEQAAQLVVLQQQFEIAEQALAGLESNVPASPPPTKPGDAELKRAKIQLAMRRAELKKAEANAAPAEQIALLGAALAQAERDLHAAEDACAKPMPDLVRTEKRPVDPQLRLLRTELAYARAELGKLQRRPDTPAHELGDAQRRLEEAQRQVDAHAVS
- the apbC gene encoding iron-sulfur cluster carrier protein ApbC → MSAVNRAAVEAVLRQYTDPYLNQDPLSAGCVKAIDIQGDRVSVRLELGYAAGLFKNGWAQMLQMAVEGLDGVASAKVEIDCVIAPHKAQAQIPGLANVKNVVAVASGKGGVGKSTTAANLALALAREGAKVGILDADIYGPSQGVMFGIAEGTRPKIKDQKWFVPIESLGVEVMSMAFLTDDNTPMVWRGPMVSGALLQLVTQTDWGNLDYLVIDMPPGTGDIQLTLAQKIPVAGSVIVTTPQDLALLDAKKGVEMFRKVNIPVLGVVENMAVHVCSNCGHAEHLFGEGGGVKLAAQYGVELLASLPLSLVIREQADGGKPTVAAEPDGQIAMVYQELARHVGARIVLQEAASQAMPSITISDD
- the dcd gene encoding dCTP deaminase — its product is MSIKSDKWIRRMAQEHGMIEPFVERQVRGEGADRLISFGVSSYGYDVRCADEFKVFTNINSATVDPKNFDAGSFVDIKSDVCIIPPNSFALARTVEYFRIPRNVLTICLGKSTYARCGIIVNVTPLEPEWEGHVTLEFSNTTTLPAKIYANEGVAQMLFLESDEECEVSYKDRGGKYQGQRGVTLPRT
- a CDS encoding Rnf-Nqr domain containing protein, coding for MTDLLLTLVSAALINNVVLHWPLGVDPLLQGTPVERRRLHALGIATSWVMLAATLLNYSLYQLVLRPLQLDILQLLVFLPVCVALIGPSLKLLARWLPSLPFERLWPLLLTNAGILGLTLIGTQHDRGVAHAVLLSLGGGLGFWLVLVLFNDLRQRTYHEEVPLPFRGLPIELISAGLMALAFLGFNGLFKS